The following proteins come from a genomic window of Camelus dromedarius isolate mCamDro1 chromosome 29, mCamDro1.pat, whole genome shotgun sequence:
- the CIMAP1C gene encoding protein CIMAP1C, with translation MKLPKGARSPVFYGQNPEKKVQVSSGQEVKQTPVVMAMIKGPGPAKYLRPPCTGYVDHDMSMFQEPAYTLHTRHSEKRITDICSPGPCYFLDPKITRFGMSSCPQVPMAERVSNLRLSPTPASCHYHLEKTHPPGERRAPQYTFGYRCPYRVTDPSPGPNCYQLPLLLGPNLPANRAAPCYSLASSDKSWFHRERVAGGPGPAAHARPEPSVYQKRSPAYSLARRFSCPVDRTPRPGPGSHDVQLVTLHKPRIPAFAMGIKHSPYLCPLVVDIRD, from the exons ATGAAACTGCCCAAGGGGGCCAGAAGCCCTGTGTTCTATGGGCAGAACCCAGAGAAGAAGGTACAGGTGTCCTCAGGGCAGGAGGTAAAGCAGACCCCTGTGGTCATGGCGATGATCAAAG GTCCAGGGCCTGCCAAGTACCTCCGGCCACCCTGCACGGGCTACGTAGACCACGACATGTCCATGTTTCAGGAGCCAGCCTACACCCTGCACACCCGGCACTCAGAGAAGC GGATCACGGACATATGCAGCCCTGGGCCTTGTTATTTCTTGGATCCTAAAATAACTCGGTTTGGAATGTCCAGCTGCCCTCAGGTTCCCATGGCGGAGCGCGTCTCTAACCTGC GCCTGAGCCCCACTCCGGCCTCCTGCCATTACCACTTGGAGAAGACCCACCCACCTGGGGAACGCAGGGCTCCCCAGTACACCTTCGGCTACCGGTGCCCATACAGAGTGACGGACCCCAGTCCAGGCCCCAACTGCTACCAGCTGCCACTCCTGCTGGGCCCCAACCTCCCCGCCAACCGAGCTGCCCCTTGCTATAGCTTGGCCTCCTCGGACAAGAGCTGGTTCCACAGGGAGCGTGTGGCGGGAGGCCCGGGGCCGGCCGCGCACGCCAGGCCTGAGCCGTCCGTCTACCAGAAGCGCAGCCCCGCCTACAGCCTGGCCAGGCGCTTCTCCTGCCCGGTGGACCGCACCCCTCGGCCCGGGCCCGGCTCCCACGACGTCCAGCTGGTCACGCTGCACAAGCCCCGCATCCCCGCTTTCGCCATGGGCATCAAGCACTCCCCCTACCTGTGCCCGCTGGTCGTGGACATTCGCGACTGA